One window from the genome of Candidatus Didemnitutus sp. encodes:
- a CDS encoding GNAT family N-acetyltransferase translates to MLAWAPDADATRLWAGPTIGFPVSPEQLWDNLHHAPGAAFVLCATTDGEVVGFGQVMTREDGFAHLARIIVAPARRGQGLGRVLCVQLMQIAPTFLPVHAFSLYVYPENRRARALYRQLGFADAREERGFLRMEARL, encoded by the coding sequence GTGCTTGCGTGGGCGCCCGACGCCGACGCGACGCGCCTGTGGGCGGGGCCGACGATCGGCTTTCCGGTCTCGCCGGAACAGTTGTGGGACAACCTGCATCACGCGCCCGGCGCCGCGTTCGTGCTTTGCGCCACGACGGACGGAGAAGTCGTGGGCTTTGGTCAGGTGATGACCCGCGAGGATGGCTTCGCCCATCTCGCCCGCATCATTGTCGCGCCGGCGCGGCGCGGCCAGGGGCTGGGGCGCGTGCTGTGCGTGCAGCTGATGCAGATCGCGCCGACGTTCCTGCCCGTCCATGCGTTTTCGCTCTACGTCTATCCGGAAAACCGGCGCGCACGGGCGCTTTACCGTCAGCTCGGTTTTGCCGACGCGCGCGAGGAGCGCGGCTTCCTGCGCATGGAGGCGCGGCTCTAG
- a CDS encoding inositol monophosphatase, which produces MNLERARRLLCRLQDEIRQELVAARRRGSARLGRVAKITAADTIYAVDEVSEAAVLAWLERHWPRAWPVELVMEGLEDGGTVTFPRDTPVAATRWKLILDPIDGTRGLMFDKRSAWSLAALAPQRGAKNTLADLVVAAMTELPTTKQGWADQLSAVRGRGVRAERVDLRTGRRSKWRPRPSTARDVTHGFASFAKFFPEGKNWIAAREEALWHALGVSGAAGGQPVFDDQYLSTGGQLHELIVGHDRFVADVRPLAFERLGLARGAALACHPYDICTALIAQEVGCVVTALDGKPLRAPLDTTSPVAWVGYANLTLARRIAPKLRRVLAK; this is translated from the coding sequence GTGAATCTCGAACGCGCCCGCCGTTTGCTCTGCCGCCTGCAGGATGAAATTCGCCAGGAGCTCGTCGCTGCGCGCCGCCGCGGTTCCGCCCGGCTCGGACGCGTCGCCAAAATCACCGCGGCGGACACGATTTACGCCGTGGACGAGGTGAGCGAAGCGGCCGTGCTCGCGTGGCTCGAGCGGCACTGGCCGCGGGCGTGGCCCGTGGAACTCGTGATGGAAGGCCTGGAAGACGGCGGAACTGTCACCTTCCCGCGGGACACGCCAGTGGCGGCGACGCGGTGGAAGCTCATTCTTGATCCGATCGATGGCACGCGGGGCCTGATGTTCGACAAACGCAGCGCATGGAGCCTCGCCGCACTGGCGCCCCAGCGCGGCGCGAAGAACACGCTCGCCGATCTCGTGGTCGCCGCGATGACGGAGCTGCCGACGACCAAGCAAGGCTGGGCCGATCAGCTCAGCGCCGTGCGCGGTCGCGGCGTGCGGGCCGAGCGCGTGGACTTGCGCACGGGGCGGCGGAGCAAATGGCGGCCGCGTCCGTCGACGGCGCGCGACGTGACGCATGGCTTCGCATCGTTCGCGAAGTTTTTCCCGGAGGGGAAAAACTGGATCGCCGCGCGCGAGGAAGCGCTGTGGCACGCACTCGGCGTGAGCGGCGCGGCCGGTGGGCAGCCGGTCTTCGACGACCAGTATCTCTCGACCGGCGGACAGCTCCACGAGCTGATCGTCGGACACGACCGCTTTGTCGCGGACGTGCGGCCGCTGGCTTTCGAGCGGCTCGGGCTCGCGCGCGGCGCGGCGCTGGCTTGTCACCCCTACGACATTTGCACGGCGCTGATCGCGCAGGAAGTCGGCTGCGTCGTGACGGCGCTCGACGGCAAGCCACTGCGCGCGCCGCTCGACACGACGAGTCCGGTGGCCTGGGTTGGCTACGCGAACCTCACCCTCGCACGCCGCATCGCGCCGAAATTGAGGCGCGTGTTGGCCAAGTAA
- a CDS encoding glycoside hydrolase family 95 protein, with the protein MLFPTHFRSLLCLLGLSVAAHSAGASDLRLWYQQPASAWVETLPIGNGRMGAMVFGGTATERIQFNEDTLWTGAPHSYHHVGAAKFLPEIRALLAAGKQKEAETLALREFMGEPLRQQSYQPCGDLEFAFPGHESATDYRRELDLDDAVATTHYRVGDTIFTREVFASHPASAIVVRLTANRPGQLTFALRLTSPHVGSTPRTTSLPGLALEGRVQDGAMRFAAQVHARVEGGATARVGDTLQVTAADRVTLVLTAATNFVNSRELSTDADLVARCTAQLQSLAATSPDALLAEHQADHRALFRRVTLDLGTSPAAALPTDRRLRAADKSFDPQLAALVFQFGRYLLIASSRPGDQPANLQGVWNQDLKPAWGSKYTVNINTEMNYWPAEVTALPECAEPLFAMIADLVPSGQLTAREHYGARGWVLHHNTDLWRGTAPINASNHGIWPMGGAWLCQSLWEHYQFSGDRVFLSRAYPLMRGAAEFFLDTLVPAPGGNGQLMSGPSNSPEQGGLVMAPAMDHQILRGLFDWTARAADELGTDAAFAAQLRATAAKLIPNKIGQHSQLQEWLLADLDDPQNTHRHVSHLWALHPGNEITPRTPDLFAAARRSLEFRGDDGTGWSLAWKINFWARLLDGDHAHRMLMRQLLFVDPATPQNSSHGGTYPNLFDAHPPFQIDGNFGATAAIAEMLLQSQNDELHLLPALPSAWKTGRVTGLRARGGYTVDLAWADGKLTEARIVSTLGRTTTVRYGGETRPLAVNAGQTYVWR; encoded by the coding sequence ATGCTCTTTCCGACGCACTTCCGGTCGCTGCTTTGCCTTCTCGGATTGTCGGTCGCGGCCCACTCTGCGGGTGCGAGCGACCTGCGCCTCTGGTATCAGCAGCCCGCCTCCGCGTGGGTCGAAACACTGCCCATCGGCAACGGCCGCATGGGTGCAATGGTCTTCGGCGGCACGGCGACGGAGCGCATCCAGTTCAACGAAGACACGCTGTGGACCGGCGCGCCGCACTCGTATCACCATGTCGGTGCAGCGAAATTCCTGCCGGAAATCCGGGCCTTGCTGGCCGCCGGAAAACAAAAGGAAGCCGAAACGCTCGCGCTGCGGGAATTCATGGGCGAACCGCTCCGGCAGCAGAGCTATCAGCCGTGCGGCGATCTCGAGTTCGCCTTCCCGGGTCACGAATCCGCCACCGACTACCGTCGTGAACTCGATCTCGACGACGCCGTCGCCACGACGCACTACCGCGTCGGCGACACGATTTTCACGCGCGAAGTCTTCGCCAGTCACCCCGCCAGTGCGATCGTCGTGCGGCTGACCGCCAATCGACCGGGCCAGCTCACCTTCGCGCTCCGCCTCACGAGTCCGCATGTGGGCAGCACGCCGCGCACGACCTCGTTACCCGGACTCGCCCTCGAAGGCCGCGTGCAAGACGGCGCCATGCGCTTCGCCGCCCAGGTGCACGCGCGCGTCGAAGGCGGCGCCACCGCGCGCGTAGGCGACACCTTACAGGTGACGGCCGCCGACCGCGTCACACTCGTGCTCACGGCCGCGACGAACTTCGTCAACTCGCGCGAACTCTCCACCGACGCCGATCTCGTCGCGCGTTGCACGGCCCAACTGCAATCGCTCGCCGCGACCTCGCCCGACGCGCTGCTCGCCGAACATCAAGCCGATCACCGCGCGCTTTTTCGCCGCGTGACGCTCGACCTCGGCACATCGCCTGCCGCTGCGCTGCCGACGGATCGACGCCTGCGCGCCGCGGACAAATCCTTCGACCCGCAACTCGCCGCGCTCGTCTTCCAATTCGGCCGCTATCTGCTCATCGCGAGCAGCCGACCCGGTGATCAGCCCGCGAATCTTCAGGGCGTCTGGAATCAGGATCTCAAACCGGCGTGGGGCAGCAAATACACGGTGAACATCAACACCGAGATGAACTACTGGCCCGCCGAGGTCACCGCGTTGCCCGAATGCGCGGAGCCGCTCTTCGCGATGATCGCGGACCTCGTGCCCAGCGGCCAGCTGACCGCCCGCGAGCACTACGGCGCGCGCGGCTGGGTGCTGCATCACAACACCGACCTCTGGCGCGGCACCGCGCCGATCAACGCCTCGAACCACGGCATCTGGCCGATGGGCGGCGCGTGGCTCTGTCAGAGCCTGTGGGAACACTACCAATTCAGCGGCGACCGCGTGTTCCTCTCGCGCGCGTATCCGTTGATGCGCGGCGCGGCGGAATTTTTCCTCGATACGCTCGTGCCCGCGCCCGGCGGCAACGGCCAGCTCATGTCCGGTCCTTCCAACTCGCCCGAGCAAGGCGGCCTCGTGATGGCACCGGCGATGGATCACCAGATCCTGCGCGGACTCTTCGACTGGACCGCGCGCGCGGCCGATGAACTCGGCACCGACGCGGCGTTCGCGGCGCAACTGCGCGCCACCGCGGCGAAACTCATCCCTAACAAAATCGGCCAGCATAGCCAGCTGCAGGAATGGCTGCTCGCCGACCTCGACGACCCGCAGAACACGCACCGCCACGTCTCGCACCTCTGGGCTTTGCATCCCGGTAACGAAATCACGCCGCGCACACCGGACCTGTTTGCCGCTGCGCGTCGCTCGCTCGAATTCCGCGGCGACGACGGCACCGGCTGGTCGCTCGCTTGGAAAATCAACTTCTGGGCGCGCCTCCTCGACGGCGACCACGCGCACCGGATGCTCATGCGTCAGCTCTTGTTTGTCGACCCGGCTACACCGCAGAATTCCTCGCACGGCGGCACCTACCCGAATCTCTTCGACGCGCACCCGCCGTTCCAGATCGACGGCAATTTCGGCGCCACCGCCGCCATCGCCGAGATGCTGCTGCAAAGCCAGAATGACGAACTGCACCTGCTGCCCGCGCTGCCCTCCGCCTGGAAAACAGGTCGCGTCACCGGCCTTCGCGCCCGCGGCGGCTACACGGTCGACCTCGCGTGGGCCGACGGCAAACTCACCGAGGCCCGCATCGTCTCCACGCTCGGTCGCACCACGACGGTGCGCTACGGCGGCGAGACCCGCCCGCTGGCCGTCAACGCTGGCCAAACCTACGTCTGGCGCTGA
- the cadA gene encoding cadmium-translocating P-type ATPase: protein MGLPHERYLRPKLYVAAALSLPVLVLAMAPMFSHTLYDYLTMQQSAWVQFVLTTPVFFWCGLPFIRRWVKAIRERDPNMFLLTVTGTGAAYFFSAAVTVLWEHLPANFFTAHGASLYFEATAFTTTIVLLGQILEQRATARTDAAIRALMRLTPKLAHRVEADGSERDVAVEDVRPGDLLRVRPGENLPVDGALTSGATEIDESMLTGEPLPVAKSVGDKISAGTLNTTGSFVYRAEHVGADTLLAQIVRLVEEALESEPPIARVADRIITWFFPVVLAIAATSFVAWTLLVPERGWLLGLINAVSVLIIACPCALGLATPMSLVTGIGRGAQAGVLVKNAAALEALAGATTLLIDKTGTLTEGRPELVAFAAAPGFTDDELFRLAAAAESPSEHPLGRAIVAAAFQRSLELPPVADFAATPGFGVRARVGRREVVVGRAPGAHLPALPHATVVSVHVDGQFAGTLALSDRIKPTTPATIAELQRRGFRVFMVTGDRTATAEAIARELKLDGFHAEVTPARKQELVREHQAHGERVVFAGDGLNDAPALAAADIGIAMGTGTDVAMHSAGLVLVKGDLQALVRAVHLSRAVMGNIRQNLFWAFFYNGLGLPLAAGVFAPLFGWSLSPMFAGAAMSVSSITVVSNALRLRRARL, encoded by the coding sequence ATGGGGCTGCCGCACGAGCGCTACCTGCGGCCCAAGCTCTATGTCGCCGCGGCGCTGTCGCTGCCCGTGCTCGTGCTCGCGATGGCGCCGATGTTTTCGCACACGCTCTACGACTACCTGACGATGCAGCAGTCGGCGTGGGTGCAGTTCGTGCTGACGACCCCGGTGTTCTTCTGGTGCGGCTTGCCGTTCATCCGCCGCTGGGTGAAGGCGATCCGGGAACGCGATCCGAACATGTTCCTGCTCACTGTCACCGGCACCGGCGCGGCCTATTTCTTCAGCGCCGCCGTCACCGTCCTCTGGGAACACCTGCCGGCGAACTTCTTCACCGCCCACGGAGCCTCGCTCTACTTCGAGGCAACGGCCTTCACCACGACGATCGTCCTCCTCGGCCAGATCCTCGAGCAGCGCGCCACCGCGCGCACCGACGCCGCGATCCGCGCGCTCATGCGCCTGACGCCCAAGCTCGCCCACCGCGTCGAGGCGGACGGTTCCGAGCGTGACGTCGCGGTCGAGGACGTCCGACCGGGCGACCTGCTCCGCGTGCGCCCGGGCGAAAATCTTCCCGTCGACGGCGCGCTGACGAGCGGCGCCACCGAGATCGACGAGTCCATGCTCACCGGCGAACCGCTGCCTGTCGCCAAATCCGTCGGCGACAAGATCAGCGCCGGCACGCTCAACACCACGGGCTCCTTCGTCTACCGCGCCGAGCACGTCGGCGCCGACACGCTCCTGGCCCAGATCGTCCGCCTCGTCGAGGAAGCGCTCGAGAGCGAGCCGCCGATCGCGCGCGTCGCCGACCGCATCATCACCTGGTTCTTCCCGGTCGTGCTCGCGATCGCCGCGACGTCGTTCGTCGCCTGGACGCTCCTCGTGCCGGAGCGCGGCTGGCTCCTCGGCCTGATCAACGCCGTCTCCGTGCTCATCATCGCCTGCCCCTGCGCCCTCGGCCTCGCCACGCCGATGTCGCTCGTCACCGGCATCGGCCGCGGCGCACAGGCCGGCGTGCTGGTGAAGAACGCCGCCGCGCTCGAGGCGCTCGCCGGCGCCACCACGCTGCTGATCGACAAGACCGGCACGCTCACCGAGGGCCGGCCCGAGCTGGTGGCTTTCGCCGCCGCGCCGGGTTTCACCGACGACGAGCTCTTTAGGCTCGCCGCCGCCGCCGAATCGCCCAGCGAGCACCCGCTCGGCCGCGCCATCGTCGCCGCGGCCTTCCAGCGCAGCCTCGAGCTGCCGCCGGTCGCCGACTTCGCCGCCACACCCGGCTTCGGCGTGCGCGCCCGCGTCGGCCGGCGCGAAGTCGTCGTCGGCCGCGCGCCCGGCGCGCACCTGCCGGCGCTGCCGCACGCCACGGTCGTCAGCGTGCACGTCGACGGCCAGTTCGCCGGCACGCTCGCGCTGTCCGACCGCATCAAGCCCACCACGCCCGCCACCATCGCCGAGCTGCAGCGGCGCGGTTTCCGCGTCTTCATGGTCACGGGAGACCGCACGGCGACGGCGGAAGCGATCGCACGCGAACTGAAACTCGACGGCTTTCACGCCGAGGTCACCCCCGCAAGGAAGCAAGAACTCGTCCGCGAGCACCAAGCGCACGGCGAGCGCGTCGTGTTCGCCGGCGACGGTCTCAACGACGCGCCTGCGCTCGCCGCCGCCGACATCGGTATCGCGATGGGCACCGGCACGGACGTCGCGATGCACAGCGCCGGCCTTGTGCTCGTGAAGGGCGACCTGCAGGCGCTCGTGCGCGCAGTGCACCTCAGTCGCGCGGTCATGGGCAACATCCGGCAGAACCTATTCTGGGCGTTCTTCTACAACGGCCTCGGCCTGCCGCTCGCCGCCGGCGTGTTCGCGCCGCTCTTCGGCTGGTCGCTCAGCCCGATGTTCGCCGGCGCGGCGATGAGCGTCAGCTCCATCACCGTCGTGTCCAACGCCCTCCGCCTCCGCCGCGCCCGGCTGTGA
- a CDS encoding sigma-70 family RNA polymerase sigma factor: MPSDATTLARALHAHRDAFKAFLAARVGSAAEAEDILQNGLAKAVQRAGDLRDDEKLVAWFYQLLRHSLVDHYRSKSAARRRNDALGTMIAALGDDTAPAAVLEKQLCACLGGIVDTLKPLQAELLRRVDLGGESVQDAADALRISANNASVTLHRARRELRTRLEAFCGDCAAGACLDCDCAPDGN, from the coding sequence ATGCCGAGCGATGCCACGACCCTCGCCCGCGCGCTGCACGCGCACCGCGACGCGTTCAAGGCGTTCCTCGCCGCCCGCGTCGGCAGCGCGGCCGAGGCGGAGGACATTCTCCAGAACGGCCTGGCCAAGGCCGTGCAGCGCGCCGGCGACCTCCGCGACGACGAGAAGCTCGTCGCGTGGTTCTACCAGCTGCTCCGCCACAGCCTCGTCGACCACTACCGCAGCAAGAGCGCCGCACGTCGCCGCAACGACGCCCTCGGCACGATGATCGCCGCCCTCGGCGACGACACCGCGCCTGCCGCGGTCCTGGAAAAGCAGCTGTGCGCCTGTCTCGGCGGCATCGTGGACACCCTCAAGCCGCTCCAGGCCGAACTCCTGCGCCGCGTCGATCTCGGCGGCGAGTCCGTGCAGGATGCGGCGGACGCGCTCCGGATTTCCGCGAACAACGCCAGCGTCACGCTGCACCGCGCCCGCCGGGAGCTGCGCACGCGGCTCGAGGCGTTCTGCGGCGACTGCGCGGCCGGCGCCTGCCTCGACTGCGACTGCGCACCGGACGGAAACTAG
- a CDS encoding efflux RND transporter permease subunit has product MINAIIRWSLQNRFVVIAGFLALCAWGVVALQRVPIDAIPDLSENQVIVYADWPGRSPQEVEDQITYPLSTSLQGLAGVKSVRATSMFGFSFLTVIFEDKVDTYFARTRVLERLNSLGDLLPSGVVARLGPDATGLGWIYQYYLKDDSGTQDLGSLRTLQDTFLRYQLTAVPGVAEVASLGGFVRQWQVEVSSLKLRQYDVMLGEVMDAVAAANLNVGGKTIEENGAEYIVRGVGLVKTAADLETIALKPRNGTPLYLRDVATVRIGGDFRRGALDVNGREVVGGIVVMRYGENAYRVIADVKARLASLSAGLPKGVTVQPFYDRSDLISRAIDTLKHALVEEVILVTLAHILFLFHFRSILIVTLPLPASILISFILMDRFGIPSHIMSLTGIAISIGVLVDAGIVMTENVIRHCERAEEEIKRRLTGPEVFKLTLEAATQVGRPMFFSMLIIILAFVPVFLLSGQEGKLFHPLAYTKSFALLGAVLLAITAVPVFCTLLVRGPFKPEHENWLMRSLLKIYDPVLDWALTHRKSVLGAAFALLATCLVVAFGLPRTINARLPDAVAKHTGGFGSEFMPTLEEGSLLFMPVLLPATSLTEVKRIMAWQDKVMSAHPAVASVAGKLGRSETATDPAPVEMIETTIMLKPPSEWPAGTTKQSIIADLSAKLMNVPGYVPGFLQPIENRILMTSTGIRAQVGVKIFGDNLDALQKKAFEVERVINRIQGATGVAPSRVQGKPYLEIAVRRPDLARYGLSMKQVYEYVEAGLGGATAATTLNGRERRPIQVRLDADDRGDIDKLGELSFPTPSGAVVQLRQVADVKRVVGPNEIQSENGRLRVFVQANVGDRDLGGFVNEIKERIEKEVTLDPGMTVEYSGQYEHQIRARQTLTYVFPAVIVIIFALLVVTFRSAAEAAHVILAVPFALTGGVLLQAFMGFNFSVAVWVGYIALFGTAIQTGVVMVVYLEESLEKKRRETGRALTRDDLLAAVKEGARLRLRPKVMTVATTVASLLPIFWSTRTGVEIMQPLAAPVVGGMISSLVHILVVTPVIFAWLREREIPKA; this is encoded by the coding sequence ATGATCAACGCCATCATCCGCTGGTCGCTTCAGAACCGCTTCGTCGTGATCGCGGGCTTCCTCGCGCTCTGCGCGTGGGGCGTCGTCGCGCTCCAGCGCGTGCCGATCGACGCGATCCCCGACCTCTCCGAAAACCAGGTCATCGTCTACGCCGACTGGCCGGGCCGCTCGCCGCAGGAGGTCGAGGACCAGATCACCTACCCGCTCAGCACGTCACTCCAGGGCCTCGCCGGCGTGAAGAGCGTGCGCGCCACGTCGATGTTCGGTTTCTCGTTTCTCACCGTCATCTTTGAGGACAAGGTCGACACCTACTTCGCGCGCACGCGCGTGCTCGAACGACTCAACTCCCTCGGCGATCTGCTGCCATCCGGCGTCGTCGCGCGCCTCGGCCCCGACGCCACCGGCCTCGGCTGGATCTACCAATACTACCTGAAGGACGACTCCGGCACGCAAGACCTCGGCTCGCTCCGCACGCTGCAGGACACCTTTCTCCGCTACCAACTCACCGCCGTGCCCGGCGTCGCGGAGGTCGCGAGTCTCGGCGGCTTCGTGCGCCAGTGGCAGGTCGAGGTCTCGTCGCTGAAACTCCGCCAATACGACGTGATGCTCGGCGAGGTCATGGACGCCGTCGCCGCGGCCAACCTCAACGTCGGCGGCAAGACCATCGAGGAAAACGGCGCCGAATACATCGTGCGCGGCGTCGGCCTGGTGAAGACCGCCGCCGACCTCGAGACCATCGCGCTCAAGCCGCGCAACGGCACGCCGCTCTACCTGCGCGACGTCGCGACGGTGCGCATCGGCGGCGATTTCCGGCGCGGCGCGCTCGACGTGAACGGCCGCGAGGTCGTCGGCGGCATCGTCGTCATGCGCTACGGCGAGAACGCCTACCGCGTCATCGCCGACGTGAAGGCGCGCCTCGCGTCGCTCTCCGCCGGCTTGCCGAAGGGCGTCACCGTGCAGCCGTTCTACGATCGCAGCGATCTCATCTCGCGCGCGATCGACACCCTGAAGCACGCGCTGGTCGAGGAGGTCATCCTCGTGACGCTCGCGCATATCCTCTTCCTGTTCCACTTCCGCAGCATCTTGATCGTCACGCTGCCACTGCCGGCCTCGATCCTGATCTCGTTCATCCTGATGGATCGCTTCGGCATCCCGTCGCACATCATGTCGCTCACCGGCATCGCCATCTCCATCGGCGTGCTGGTCGACGCCGGCATCGTGATGACGGAAAACGTCATTCGCCACTGCGAGCGCGCCGAGGAAGAGATCAAGCGCCGTCTGACCGGCCCGGAGGTCTTCAAGCTCACGCTCGAGGCCGCCACGCAGGTCGGCCGGCCGATGTTCTTCTCGATGCTGATCATCATCCTGGCCTTCGTGCCGGTGTTCCTGCTCAGCGGCCAGGAGGGCAAGCTGTTCCACCCGCTCGCCTACACCAAGAGCTTCGCGCTCCTCGGCGCCGTGCTCCTCGCCATCACCGCGGTGCCCGTGTTCTGCACGCTGCTCGTGCGCGGGCCGTTCAAGCCCGAGCACGAGAACTGGCTGATGAGGTCGCTGCTGAAAATCTACGACCCGGTGCTCGATTGGGCGCTCACGCACCGCAAGAGCGTCCTCGGCGCCGCATTCGCGCTGCTCGCAACATGCCTCGTGGTCGCGTTCGGTTTGCCGCGCACCATCAACGCGCGCCTGCCCGACGCCGTCGCGAAGCACACCGGCGGCTTCGGCAGCGAGTTCATGCCCACGCTCGAGGAAGGCTCGCTGCTCTTCATGCCCGTGCTGCTCCCCGCGACGTCGCTCACCGAGGTGAAGCGCATCATGGCGTGGCAGGACAAGGTCATGAGCGCGCACCCCGCCGTCGCGTCCGTCGCCGGCAAGCTCGGCCGCTCCGAGACCGCCACCGACCCGGCGCCGGTCGAGATGATCGAGACCACGATCATGCTGAAGCCGCCGTCCGAGTGGCCCGCCGGCACGACGAAGCAGAGCATCATCGCCGACCTCTCCGCGAAGCTCATGAACGTCCCCGGTTACGTGCCCGGCTTCCTCCAACCGATCGAGAACCGCATCCTGATGACGAGCACCGGCATTCGCGCGCAGGTCGGCGTGAAAATTTTCGGCGACAATCTCGACGCGCTGCAGAAAAAAGCCTTCGAGGTCGAACGCGTCATCAATCGCATCCAAGGCGCCACCGGCGTCGCGCCCTCGCGCGTCCAGGGAAAGCCCTACCTCGAGATCGCCGTCCGCCGCCCCGACCTCGCCCGCTACGGCCTGAGCATGAAACAGGTTTACGAATACGTCGAAGCCGGCCTCGGTGGCGCGACGGCCGCCACCACGCTGAACGGCCGCGAACGCCGCCCGATCCAAGTGCGCCTCGACGCCGACGACCGCGGGGACATCGACAAGCTCGGCGAACTCAGCTTCCCCACGCCGTCCGGCGCCGTCGTGCAGCTCCGCCAGGTCGCCGACGTGAAGCGCGTCGTCGGCCCGAACGAGATCCAAAGCGAGAACGGCCGCCTGCGCGTCTTCGTGCAGGCCAACGTCGGCGACCGCGACCTCGGCGGTTTCGTCAACGAGATCAAGGAGCGCATCGAAAAGGAGGTGACGCTCGATCCCGGCATGACCGTCGAATACTCCGGCCAATACGAGCACCAGATCCGCGCCCGCCAGACGCTGACCTACGTCTTCCCCGCCGTGATCGTGATCATCTTTGCCCTGCTGGTCGTCACCTTCCGCTCCGCCGCCGAGGCCGCGCACGTGATCCTCGCCGTGCCGTTCGCGCTCACCGGCGGTGTGCTGCTGCAGGCGTTCATGGGCTTCAACTTCTCCGTCGCCGTCTGGGTCGGCTACATCGCGCTCTTCGGCACCGCCATCCAGACCGGCGTCGTCATGGTCGTCTATCTGGAGGAATCGCTGGAGAAGAAGCGCCGCGAGACCGGCCGGGCGCTCACGCGCGACGACCTCCTCGCCGCCGTCAAGGAGGGCGCGCGCCTCCGCCTGCGTCCGAAGGTGATGACCGTGGCTACCACCGTCGCCTCGCTCCTGCCGATCTTCTGGAGCACGCGCACCGGCGTGGAAATCATGCAGCCCCTCGCCGCGCCCGTCGTCGGCGGCATGATCTCGTCGCTTGTCCACATCCTCGTCGTCACGCCCGTGATCTTCGCGTGGCTGCGCGAGCGCGAAATCCCAAAGGCCTGA